In Desulfovibrionales bacterium, the genomic window ATTAGAAGAACTACGACTGTGCCTGCTTGATAAAATAGGACAGCTAAATAAACGTGGCGGCAACTTACCGTTCAATGCCACCATCTGGGGCCAAAACTTTGGTTTTGACCTCTCCCCTTCCGGCTACCGCCTCAATGCCTCACACCAGCAGATACACCAGCAGTTTGCCCTGGTGCCCCCTTGCTTACCGGCATTCAAGGGCGGAGAAAATGAAACCAGTCAGTGCACGCTAAGCACCTATACCCAGGGAGATCTGGTGGCCCGGTTCTGTAAGGAGTATAAAGAAAAGACCGGACGGGATTTCTTTGAGACCTATCTCCAGGCCATTCAAAACAATAAGAGGATGGATGGCCGGGCCGACAAAGAAAACGATCTGATCTTCTATCAAGATGAAAACGTCCTGGCCTTTGTGCCTAAGGCCCAACGCTCCCAGGGAGAAGTCCAGATCATGCCCATGGGAAGATACGGAAATATCCTCGAGACAGATACCCCGGTGCGCAACTCCCTCGACCGCGCCATCCTGATCACCATGAAGGTATTAGAGAATCTGGGGGCAGAGATGATTACGGCCTACGAGATATCCAGGAGATTCGACCATCCGGACAAAGGCCAGCGCCTCATCTACTGCCTTCTTCCCAAGCATCCCCAGTCTCCGGGCGGCCTTAGCGAGGGTATGCAGCGGTGGATTATCGGCCATTATCCTGAAGATTTTGCCCGGGCCTGCCGGGATGAGGTAAAAAAGATTGTTTAGTTTTCATCCGGAAAGTCCTTTTTAAAATCCGGGTTACTCGACTTCCGCCCGTTCTATCTTTGGAAGTTCCGTATATCTGTAGGGCAAGGATTCTCTTATGTTCTCAGGGATGCTGCCATACTTTCCTTCAAATTCTTCCAGGTATTCCTCACGCCCTTTTAAAAAATGCCTGAGCTTCTTCTCGAGCAGGGCCTTATCCTCAAATAGCCTGTAGGCATTCATCTGATCCAGATTGGCACGGTCGCACTTTATCGGGAAATAATACCCCAGATAGTCCGGTTCAAAACTGAAACGCAGTTGCATACGCAATAGGTCATTATAAGCGGCCAGGGATTGCCGCAGTGTCACCTTTTGCTCGTGGGGGCCAATGGTCCCGGTATTGGCCAGATAACATTTAATGCGGTTTCGCTTGATAATATCATTAAAAATCATGGCGTGTTCGAGCCGGTTACCCGCTATAAACGGATCCAGGAAACACACCCGCTTAAACTTTCCCGCCTGCTCCGGATCCCCACCGGTGCTCTCTATCGATTCCCCATAAATAAATTGCATGGCGGCCTGCTCCGGTGTCAGCTTACAAATAGTGTTCACCAGTGGATTCCGTGTCAGGATAATTATATAATCGATTTTGTCGGCCCTTAGAGTTTTACTGGCTATCTCCAGGTTCTCACGGGTGACAATCGCCCGTCCATTACCCGTCTTGGAAATATCTTTGAAGTCAGGCATATACGGATACTTGCTGATGGCCACATTTTCCAGAAAGGCATCTCGTGATTGCGCCGCCCGCAATATCTCCGGCTGGCTTTCATCCAGCCCCTCGGTCTTGACATAGAGCCCGCCCACCTCAAAGGCGGCGTAACTGGCATCAAAGCCCATTGTGCCCCCGTCATCACCGATCATCTCGGAACGTTCTCTGGGCAGTTTTCCGAACTTCCGGCATAGCGTAGTGGTCTTGCCGGTGGCCGTGAGACCGGAAACGGCGGTAACCACCTCTTGTAATTCCGGGCGCTCGGTCTCCAAATCATATATCCATAAAAAGTCCCGCCTGGCTCCGGTATGCAGGAAAATCCCGGTCTTGTCGATCGCCTTGACCCGCCAGTTTTCAAACTGAAAAATTCCTTTTTTACCTTCGCCCAGATAAATGGTATTGCGACATATTTTGACCTGGTCACCCCTTTTTTCACCCATCATGAGGCGGACCGTGATATCCTTTTCTGCCAGTTTCTTCGATTTGTTGGATTCAAAGGCCTCGTCCGTAAAGTATATAATGGTATAGGTCGGCTCTTCCACCACCCGGGCCGGGGGATAATCCAAAAGCAATTTAAGACCATAAGCAAGCTGGGCATATTGTTCCGGCACTATAAAACGGGCGGTGACACCTTCACGGCCATCGCCAACAATGGTATCAAGAGAAATAACCCTATCCTTATTCAATACCTCTACGGCCTTGCGGGCCAGGGCCTCTTCTTCCTCGCCAAACTGGTGATCGACACTGTTCCGGGTATGGGGAGCGGATCTGGACATCGGTTCAGAATCTGCGGCTACCGATCCGATCTGTGTCTGTATGACCCCCTCCTGCCGTAAGGCCAGTTGCTTTAGTTCTTCTAAAGAGCGCCCCTCTATCAGACGCCCCTCCGCCTTGGCCTTTTGGTATATTTGCCCCGCTGCTAATTTGAAAGAGTTCATCTTTATTCTCCATTTCTGACTAGCCGTATTGTCAATACTTCGCCATCTAACGTTTTTTCCTGTTTTTCATATTAAGCTACACGACCTAATAACTCAACACCATAATTACATAAGGATAATGCAGACAAAAGCGCCGACGACGACCGCATAACTATTGAGGGCAAAAAACCGTCTGGATTTTTCTATTGACAAGATACCTAAAATTTAGCATTAAACCACTGTCGGGTTTTTTACATTGGCGGCGTAGCTCAGTTGGTCAGAGCACGCGGCTCATATCCGCGGAGTCCGGGGTTCAAATCCCTGCGCCGCCACCAATGTCCGTTATTTTCATACCTGCGCATCTACATACCTTTCCCTGGTAACCCATATCCTTTCGCTGCCTGATGGACAGCCTGTGTCAAAAACCACACTTTCTTCGTGGCCATTTATCATAGAAATAAACCACTTGCAGCCCAAAAGATAGGCTTATACGCAAAAATAGGCCGAAACTAGCCGATCAAATTATGGTATGTTATTTGCATTATCTAGAGGCTAAGGAGGTAAAGACTATGATAACTTATATATGTGAACACTGGAAACAGGTTGCAAGTTTATCTGCCTTTGTACTGTTGTTCTATTTTTCGGTATGCGGTGTTCTCCACCTGCAGGCTGAAACGGACATGAAGTACAAAAGATGCTTTGTCTCAGAGCGTTACACCCTGAATTAATACTTATTATTCAAGGGCCTCTACTTCCTGACATTGCTTAGACGATGGTTCCCTGCCCGTATTCTTCCATATTAAACCCCACACTGTAATAAAGGGCTATATGTCGCAACGCTATATCTTCATAAGGCATTATCTTTATCCACAGCTTCCAGAAGCATATCAAAAAAATCCGGCAGGGCGGAAACAACCCGGCTCCAGTTGGGAATCAGAGGGATACCCAGCGGGTCCTCCAAGGTCTGTTCACCCGCTATCTTGATACTATCCGCAAATGCTTCCACGGCTACTGCCTCTTCATGGCGGTCAAACGATAGGGAATTTATAATGGCATCGTCATGGTAGCGTTTAATGGCATCCTGGGCCTGTCGCACATAGGTAGTGCGAAGAGATTTGAAAAAGCCCTCGGAAAATACCACCCCTTCACCGGCCAGGGTCCGAAAAAGATTCTTGGCAATATCCGTCGTCATCTTCATCAAGCCTTTAGAGACGTCTTCGGCGGAAAGCTCCTGATGCTTATGCTCGTAATTATCGGCCAGATCCGCCTGGCAGATGCCGGCGAGTGTACAGTTCCGGTAAACCTCGGCTAACACTCCTACTTCCAGCCCCCAGTCGCTGGGGATGCGGTTCCGCCAGGCCAGGTCAGCAACCATGGCAAACTCACCGGACAGAGGATAGCGGAAGCTATCTAAATAGCCCAAAAAGGGTGTATGCCCCAGCATCTGCATAAGGCTTCGTATAAGTGGGGTAACAAAGAGGCGGGTCACCCGTCCGTGCAGCCGGTCTGTCACCCGACTATAATAGCCCTTGCAGAATTCATAGTTGAGCCTGGTGCTGGCGATAGGGAAACAGAGACGGGCCAGTATCTCTGTATCATAGGTCAGGATGTCGCAGTCATGCAGGGCAATAACCTGAGACTTCCGGGAGGCCAGCACATAGCCGTAGGCCATCCAGGCGGAAAGCCCCTTGCCTTTATCAAACCGGCTGAATTCCTGTTCTATGGCCTTATAAAGTGGCTCCAGACGCGGGCCGTCATTCCAGATAATTACCTTCTCCTGGGGAAGCCGGGAGAAAAACTCCCTGGCATATCTGAACTGTTCCGCATCTGTTCGTCCCATAGTAATCACGATCTGCCTGAGATAGGGAACCGCCCTCAAAACCTCTACAATTTTGGGCAGGGCCTCTCCCTCCAACTCCGAAAACAGGGCCGGCAGTACCAAGGCAATCGGCCGGATCTTTGTATAACGCATTAATTCCCGCTCTAACGCTGCCTTGTTTTCGCGATTCAGTCGATGCAGTGTGGTAATAACCCCGTTTTGAAAAAAATCACTCATGAGACGATACCTCCTTAGCCTCTTCTTCCTGTCCTACAAACGCCCAGCCCCGGTTAAGCATCAGCGCCGGTGTCTATTCTCCTGAATATCTCAATAACGGATACAAAAGTGGCCAGCACCAGCGGCCCCATGATAAACCCTATTAAGCCGAACAGTTTTATCCCGCCCAGGACGCTGAAAAAAAGGGGAAGAAAGGGCATCTTTGTCCTTTTACCGATGATAAGGGGTTTTAATATATTATCGACCAGACTGATTCCGAAGGCCCCGATAAGGGCCAGGGCTATCCCTTTCCATATCAGGCCTTCAATAAATAGATAAACGGCGGCCGGAGCCCATATAGCAAAAGGACCAACCAAAGGAACGAAGGAGGCAATAGCCATAGCCAACCCCCACATAACCGGAGAGGATATACCGAGTGCGGCAAAGGCAATGCCGCCCATAGTTCCCTGGACTATGGCTACAATTACGCCTCCATACATGGTGGATATCAGAATATCCTCTATTTGTTTGACCAGCCCGTTTTTCTGTTCCTCAGAAAAAGGAATATAATCACGGAGCTTTTCAAGAAAGCCCGGTCCGTCCCTCAAGAGGAAAAATATGGAGATGGCCATCAGGATAAAGTCCAGGGTGATAGTTATGAGGCCGCCGGCTCCCCTGGTGATTCCGCCCACCAACTCTTTACCCAGTCGCGAGATATTATCCATGATGGCCTTGTTTATTTCATTCTCAGGGATGTTAAACAAGGACGCCAGCTTATCTATCACCACCCTTATCATCGGATGTCCGGTTATGTCTTTTATGGCCTCGATCTTTCCGCTTTCCGCATACTCGGTCAGGGCCCCCAGTTCCTTTACCAGCAAGAAAAACAGGTATGAGAAGGGGCCGATAATTATTAACAGGATGACAACGAGGATGATGAGAGATGTAATGGACTTCGATTTTATATATCTGAGGATAAAGGCATAGGCCGGGTAAAACAAAACGGAAAATACAACCGCCCAGGCTATGGGGAAAAGAAATGGCTCCAGTATCCGATAACTCAGGAAACCCAGGAGCAATACAAAAAACACCAGGGTCAAAAAATAGAACCTGTTACCCATTTCTCGTCGCCTCTTAGCGGTTTGTTTGACGTAACCCTTGCCCTTCTCTTACCAGATCCAGAACGGCACGGTTCCATCCCCTTGGCCCCACGTCCGGCGCGTAAATAACCTTCTTTTCCGTTGACCACGGGGCATATTGCCCGTCCTTTTTCCTGACCAGGACCGGAATCTCCACATTTTCCAGCATCGGGAAATCGTTGGGGCTATCCCCGAGGCCAACGCTGACCAGCGCCCGGCCTGCTGTTTCATATAACTTCTTTAGTATTTGTACGGCCTTGCCTTTATCATTGTCGCCTATCAGATGATAAAACCGCCCTCCCCTCGTAATCTTAAGTCCTCGTTTTCCCGCCGCTCGTTCTAAATCCGCAAGCCTGGCCTCCTCCTCTAAAACGCCCTCCGGCGCATCTTCGAAAACAAACGGCTCGGAATAGTCGCGCCGCTGCGCCAAGGCGGCCATATCTCTACCCAGCCCGGTAAGTTCAACCACCTGATCCACAGACATCTCAGAAAATCCGGAAAGCTTAAGGCCTGTTTCCGCCTTGATGGCGGCAAAAAGATCTCCAATTCTGCTATACTGCGTTCCTAATTCTATAATCTTATAATCTCCATATTCAACAAAGGCCATATCCCCGGTATCCAGGATTCCCTTCGGGATAAAGATGGCCGCGCCATTTTCCACAATAAAGGGGTCTTCCAACCCCAGTTCTTTCCTGTAATACTCGATCTCCGCTCTTGTCTTGCTGGAGCAAAGGATAAGGGGGATTCTCTGATGCCTTATATAATCCAGGGCCTCAAGGGCATCCCGGTAATCATAAGTATCGTGGTCGAGAAGCGTCCCGTCAAGATCGGTAAAGATAATATACCGGCGTCTATCAGGTGTAGGGTTGCACTCCTGTATCGGGGATGACGTGGACATGCTCGCCTAATCACCCCAGAGCAATTTTCCATGTATCCAGCCGGTAAGGCCGTTATCATGTCTGACCTTGACCCAACCTCCCTTCTTCTTCAGCAATCTGAAAACCACCCCGTGCTCGGCCTGCCCCTTTACTTTATATCTGATCCCCGGGCCGGACCGGACGTTGATATTATCGCCCTTCTTGGAAACGATAACCGTGCGTGTCTTTGAGAGAAGGGAGCGATATACCCACCCTATATCGCTTTCAAAGTCAACCACCCTGGCCCATTTCCCCTTTTCCCTGAGCACCTTGAGCGGATAGCCGGAAAACACCTCATAAAGAACGGAATATCTGGTCCCCGGGCCGGACCTTATACGGGCATTGTCTGATTTGATGCTGACCATTTTCGCCCAGGAAGCAGCCGTAAACGAAAAGAATATCGCGATTACCATCAGCATCAAAATATTACGTCTCATCAATTTATCCTCCCGTGGATTTTTGATTTTGATCGATGAACCGCAGCCGAAACTCATAGGTAACATAAATGGCCATTAGTTATCAGTCACTGGCTAGGCGTGGAAAGATTTCACTTTTACCAATGACAAATGACCACTGACTAATGACGTTTGGCTGGCGACCTTCTATATCATAACCTAACGAAATGGCAGGGCCACGTCAACCCCTTTAACTGAAAATTGCCTTCAGTGAGTTGACATTCAGTGTGAAGCCGTGCTATAGAACCCTAACCCTGATTCCTTGAGAATCCATTCCATCAATTCTGTTACAAGATAACATTTAAGGTCCGACTTTCTGTGAAGTCTCTTAGTATGATAAAAAAGGGTGCTGCGGCAGCCGTCCTGTGCCTGTGGGTTACGGTGTTAGGCGCCCTGTTTGTATCACTCAACTACCTGAAAACAGAGGTCCTTCCTTCCGGGGAGCACGATTCTCCGGAATGCGCCATAGTCTCTAAAATTATATCGGGCGCTTTGAGGGGAACGGAAACGTTTTACGACTCTCTGAGGAGACACCGTGTACCGGCTGAGGCAATAAAAACCGTTATAGGTTCCTTGTCCGAGTTGATCGACTTCCGAAGGTGCAAACCCGGCGTACAGTATGAAATTGAACTTTCCCCGGCCGGCGATGTAGTCCGGTGCCGGTACAGCGTCAGCCCCGTGGAAGTCTATACCCTGAAAAAGGAAAAGGATAATTACAGTGTCTATGCGGAAGATGTTGAGATCGAAAGACACATTGTGAAACTTTCCGGTGAAATAACATCTTCTCTATTTGAGTCATTTGGGGAGTCAGGTGAAGATGACCGCCTGATCCTGGCCTTTGCAGAGATATTCGCCTCTGACATCGATTTTAACACTGAACCGCAGCCCGGAGACCGCTTCTCCATGATCTTTGAAAAATATTTCAAGGGCGATCAACTGGTCGGCTATGGACATATACTGGCAGCGCGATACGAAACAGCGTCAGACACTTACGAGGCTTATTATCATGCACGCCCCGGTGAAAAGGGCGCCTACTATGACACGCAGGGCAAATCCCTCGGCAAGCATTTCCTGCGCTCTCCGGTGCCGTTCAGCCGCCTGACATCAGGTTTCAGCCGAAGCAGAAGACATCCTGTCCTGGGGATAAACAGACCGCACCTGGGAATAGACTTGGCCGCCCCTACCGGGACGCCGGTTCTGGCGGCAGCAGACGGTGTGGTTGTCTTTAGCGGACGGCGCGGCGGATACGGAAACCAGGTCGTTCTTAACCATCCCGGTGGGTACGAGACCTATTACGGTCACCTGTCCCGTTTTGCCCGAGGAATAAAAGCCGGGGCAAGCGTAAAACAAAGAGAGACCATAGGCTTTGTTGGGGCTACCGGATTAGCGACCGGCCCCCATCTCGATTACCGGATAAAGGCAAAGGGCGCCTTCCGCAATCCATTTTCTTTGCGTTTCAGGCCAAAGATGGTTTTAAGGGAACGATCGCTTGGCCGCTTTTTGGCCAGGAAAGAAGAACTGTCGGACATAATAGGTATGGCCGCCCCTCGCTATGAGAAAAGTCTCGGTAGCTGCAAGGCCAGCCAGGTCTCTCTCATTTAACGACAGGGTAATGAAGTTGTGCTGAAACCAAGCCCGTCTTTGGGTATCCTTTCTCCTCTACTGAGGATTTTCTTCCAAGTCAAATGATGAATTCGTAAAAAAGCCTTTTCACCGCTGAGTACGCAGAGCCCGCAGAGAAAAACTTTAAACCGTTCGGCTGGCTCACGGTCATGAACCGGGTCGAATGACTGTTCAATATGTTATCTCGGCGTTCTCGGCGACCCCTGCGGTAATTTTGACTTTTTACGAGGTCATCAAATAACTGACGCAAAAAGAGGCGCTTTCGTTTGCATATCCGGGGCAGGGCCACGTCAAAGTCAACCCCAGCGAATACCTAAAATCCCCCTAAATCCCCCTTTACCAAAGGGGGATTTCTCAATTCCTCCCTTTGGAAAAGGGAGGTCAGGAGGGATTTTTAACATAGAGAAATCATTCCACTAAATCAGCACGATAATGTTTACTTTGACGTTCCCGTGTATCCGGGGTCAAATCTCTTGACGGTCAAGATTATCTTTGTGGTATAATTGCGCGACTGTGGGACCTTCCTCACCCATTTGTCTATAGCAAATTTTTTTACCGGCTCCCCTATCATCATCCGTTGATAACAGCCCCATGCTCAGGAGTCTGAGCAGGGAGGTCTTGGATGAACCTTCATGACATGCTCAAAGGGAAAAGCGTTGCAGACGGGAAGATAGATCTGCATAAGCACATCTCCGAGGTAAAGGACCACGCGGCAAGATGGCTTGAAGGGATCCCCAAGAATGCTATAGATCATTCCCGAAGACTGGAAGATTACTTAAATCGCTTGATCCCGGACGAGTTTAAGAAACGGCTCAAGCCTGCTGAGATATTCATCCTCCTGTATGCTGTCTATCTCCACGACATCGGCTACCGGAACAAAGATGGCACCATAGAATCCCGAGACCATCCCCTGCGGAGCAAGCAGTACATACTAGAGAACCCAGACAAATACCTTTTTGACCGATTTCCCTGCATGAATCCGGGAGAGCCGCCCTTGGCAGCTCAGGCAGTAGCGGAGGTCTGCTATGGCCATGCATCTGAATCACTGTGCCGTCTTGAGGATATCCAATATGACTTTGGAGATGCCTGTCTGTGCCAGGAACCCATAAATCTCCGGCGGATTGCGGCGCTTCTCAGACTTGCCGATGAAATGGACCAAGCTTATGTACGCCTGGGACCTTCTTTCTTTAGAAAACATATCTCCTTGGTTGACATCGGTCAGGGTATTGTAAGATGGTATTGGCAAGGTGACGAAGGCGTTGGGAAAGTCCTTCATGAACAGGCAGACAAGATTAACGAAGTCCTTGAACCGGTGAACAGATGGCTCTCTGAATGGGAACTTCCAAAAACGACCGTTGTTTTAGACCCACGGGTGAAGAAGCCACCGCCACCGCCTCCACCTCCAGGGCCTGAAGACTACGAGAAATTCATCCCTAAACACTATATTCCTCCAAGATGCCAGGATGAAGAGGGAAAAGATAAAGGACTTCTTCACAGCTATGTGCAGGACTGGCTGAACAACCTCGGCCGTAAGGTCCTAGTCGTGCTTGGTGACTTCGGGATTGGAAAGACGTCTTTCTGTTACAAATTTGCCTCTGATCTCACTGGCTCCCGTGCCCCGGTCTTGATCGAACTCCGGACGATGCGCGAGAAAAAGAATCTCCACTGGCAAGAACTGATCAAGCGGGAGATAGACGACCGGAGGCCCTCGTCTGAAGATATTCTATTGATCCTGGACGGATTTGACGAAGTCTCCCTGAGATTTGATAAGGAACAGGTCCTCAGAGAAATCGAGAGTCTCTCGAAGAGTACGAGAGACTTCGCCAAGGTGATTTTCACCAGCCGGACCCAGTTCTTCCGGGACGTGCAGGAAGAACGGGAGATGTTATTTCGTGAGCCGGGCAGACCTTCCAGGGGCCCCGTACCCCTACCTTACCCGGAGAGATTTGAGAGGATATATATCTCTCCCTTCAGCGATGTAGATATCAAGGCCTACTTGGAACTTGAACTCGGTAAAAAGGGGGCCTCGCACTTCTGGAGCAACGTTATAGAGAAGGTTTTTGATCTGAAGGACCTGGCCAAGCGTCCTATTCTCCTGGAACTCATAGCCAGGCACTCTGAAGATATCAGGCAGATAAAGGGCGCAGTTACCGCCGGCAAGGTCTATGGAGCCGTTACCGAGGCCTGGAGAAGGCGGGAGGGAGAGCGTGCGCCGGAAAACATCATGCTTTTCATGGAGGAGCTGGCCTACCGGATGTTTACCAGGCAAGAAAAACAGCTCCATTTCAGGACTCTAAGGGAAGCTATCGACTCATACTTTGACGATAGTACTAAGAGAAAGCTCAAGTTGTCTCTCGACAACCTGGATTACCAGATACGCACATCTGCGTTTCTCAAACGCAATGACGCCGAGGGTTACTACGCCTTTGCCCACCGCTCTTTTGTTGAATATTTTGTGGCCAGGAAGCTATCGAGGGAGATACCGGAAAACAAGGCCCAGGAGATAGAGATCACCGATGAGATAGCCCTTTTTGTCTCGGAACTCATAGACCCTTCGGTCTACGAAAGGGTTGAATCACCGCAAGGCGCTGAGGTTCCCGAGGACATGGTCTACATCCCGCCCGGGCAGTTTATCATGGGCCAAGGAGATAACATCCGGATAAGGAGCCTGGAGAAGGGATTTCTTATAGATAAGCATCCCGTAACTAACGCCCAATTCTGCGCCTTCCTCAACGAGCGCGGCAATCAGAGTGAAGGCGGCGTGGAGTGGATTAACCTGGCAGGGGGTTATGAGAAGGAGAGATGCCGGGTAAAGAAGGACGGCGATCGCTTTGAAGTGGAGCCTGGCTATGAAGAGTATCCAGTTATCTACGTGACCTGGTACGGGGCGAGGGCCTATGCAAAGTGGGCTGGAAAGAGATTACCGGCAGAGGAAGAATGGGAGAAGGCGGCCAGGGGAATAGATGGGCGCGCTTACCCGTGGGGAGACGAGTTTGATAAGGAAAAATGCAACACAGCGGAGTCAGGTATCTTGGAAACGACACCGGTTGGCAAATATCCGGACGGCGCAAGCCCTTATGGTTGCCTGGATATGGCTGGAAATGTCTGGGAATGGACTGATAGCTGGTACGATGAAGAAAATGACTTAAAGGTGCTGCGGGGCGGTTCGTGGCTCATCAATTGGGGCGATGCCCGGTGCGCTTATCGCGACGGGGCCTCCCAGTGTATGGGGACGGCATCATCGGGTTTCGTTGCGCCAGGACCTTATAAATAACCCTTTGCCCTTTTTCTCTTTTACCCTTTACCGCCGGAGGCGGTCGATATTTTTTAGCCATGCCGCAGGAAGTTGACGCCATAACCAAGCTCTATGACTTCATCCTCTGGATGATTCCCAAGCTTGAAAAATATCCCAGGAGCCAGAAGTTTCTCCTGGCGGATAGGATAGAGAACCTGATGCTCGACACCCTCGAACTCCTAATCGATGCGGCATACTCCAAGAAGAAAGGGGAATTACTACGGTCAGCGAACTTGGAGCTTGAGAAGCTGAGGTATCTGGTGCGGCTGTCTAAAGACCTCAAGCTCCTCAACGTCAAAGAATATGAGTTTTCCTCCCGCTCCATTAATGAGATAGGGACTTCCATCGGCGGCTGGCTGAAATACACACGACGTGAAAACCTACAATAGCCTGTTCGACAGAGTCGTTTCCTTTGAGAATCTCCTGCTTGCGGCGCAAAAGGCCCAGAAGGGGAAACGCTTCAAAGAGTCCACCGCCCTTTTCAATCTCGAACTGGAAAAAGAACTCGTCCGGCTTCAGAAAGAACTGGCGGAGATGACATACAGGCACAGTCCGTACCACGATTTCATCGTACACGATCCAAAACAGCGGGTTATCAGCGCTGCGCCTTACCGCGACCGGGTCGTGCATCATGCGCTCTGCAACGTCATAGAACCGCTGTTCGATAAGGCGTTCATTTTCGACTCTTACGCTTGCAGGGTGGCAAAGGGTACTCATGCGGCTGTGGACAGATATACCGAGTTCGCGCGGAAGAACAAGTACGTCCTTAAGTGCGACATTCAGAAATACTTCCAGAGTGTTGATCACGACATACTGTTTGAAAAGATTTCGCGGAAGATAAGATGCGGAAAGACGCTGTGGCTGATAAGAGAAATAATCGGTTCGCGATCTGACAAAGGCCACATGTTTTATTTCCCGGGTGATGACCTTTTCACTCCCGGTGCCAGGCGAAAAGGTATCCCCATAGGGAACCTTACCAGTCAGTTTTTTGCCAATGTCTACCTCAATGACTTTGACCACTTTGTGAAGGAAGAGCTGAGATGTAAGTACTACATTCGCTATGTCGATGATTTTGTGGTGTTCGAGAACGTGAAAGGGTTCCTCCATGAGGTCAGGGCGCGCATGGAGAGACATCTTGAATCATTGAGGCTAAGGCTCCACGAAAGAAAATGTCGAGTCTACCAGACCCGTGAT contains:
- a CDS encoding phosphoenolpyruvate carboxykinase, whose protein sequence is MNSFKLAAGQIYQKAKAEGRLIEGRSLEELKQLALRQEGVIQTQIGSVAADSEPMSRSAPHTRNSVDHQFGEEEEALARKAVEVLNKDRVISLDTIVGDGREGVTARFIVPEQYAQLAYGLKLLLDYPPARVVEEPTYTIIYFTDEAFESNKSKKLAEKDITVRLMMGEKRGDQVKICRNTIYLGEGKKGIFQFENWRVKAIDKTGIFLHTGARRDFLWIYDLETERPELQEVVTAVSGLTATGKTTTLCRKFGKLPRERSEMIGDDGGTMGFDASYAAFEVGGLYVKTEGLDESQPEILRAAQSRDAFLENVAISKYPYMPDFKDISKTGNGRAIVTRENLEIASKTLRADKIDYIIILTRNPLVNTICKLTPEQAAMQFIYGESIESTGGDPEQAGKFKRVCFLDPFIAGNRLEHAMIFNDIIKRNRIKCYLANTGTIGPHEQKVTLRQSLAAYNDLLRMQLRFSFEPDYLGYYFPIKCDRANLDQMNAYRLFEDKALLEKKLRHFLKGREEYLEEFEGKYGSIPENIRESLPYRYTELPKIERAEVE
- a CDS encoding AI-2E family transporter produces the protein MGNRFYFLTLVFFVLLLGFLSYRILEPFLFPIAWAVVFSVLFYPAYAFILRYIKSKSITSLIILVVILLIIIGPFSYLFFLLVKELGALTEYAESGKIEAIKDITGHPMIRVVIDKLASLFNIPENEINKAIMDNISRLGKELVGGITRGAGGLITITLDFILMAISIFFLLRDGPGFLEKLRDYIPFSEEQKNGLVKQIEDILISTMYGGVIVAIVQGTMGGIAFAALGISSPVMWGLAMAIASFVPLVGPFAIWAPAAVYLFIEGLIWKGIALALIGAFGISLVDNILKPLIIGKRTKMPFLPLFFSVLGGIKLFGLIGFIMGPLVLATFVSVIEIFRRIDTGADA
- a CDS encoding HAD-IIB family hydrolase; the protein is MSTSSPIQECNPTPDRRRYIIFTDLDGTLLDHDTYDYRDALEALDYIRHQRIPLILCSSKTRAEIEYYRKELGLEDPFIVENGAAIFIPKGILDTGDMAFVEYGDYKIIELGTQYSRIGDLFAAIKAETGLKLSGFSEMSVDQVVELTGLGRDMAALAQRRDYSEPFVFEDAPEGVLEEEARLADLERAAGKRGLKITRGGRFYHLIGDNDKGKAVQILKKLYETAGRALVSVGLGDSPNDFPMLENVEIPVLVRKKDGQYAPWSTEKKVIYAPDVGPRGWNRAVLDLVREGQGLRQTNR
- a CDS encoding SH3 domain-containing protein; its protein translation is MRRNILMLMVIAIFFSFTAASWAKMVSIKSDNARIRSGPGTRYSVLYEVFSGYPLKVLREKGKWARVVDFESDIGWVYRSLLSKTRTVIVSKKGDNINVRSGPGIRYKVKGQAEHGVVFRLLKKKGGWVKVRHDNGLTGWIHGKLLWGD
- a CDS encoding M23 family metallopeptidase, whose product is MIKKGAAAAVLCLWVTVLGALFVSLNYLKTEVLPSGEHDSPECAIVSKIISGALRGTETFYDSLRRHRVPAEAIKTVIGSLSELIDFRRCKPGVQYEIELSPAGDVVRCRYSVSPVEVYTLKKEKDNYSVYAEDVEIERHIVKLSGEITSSLFESFGESGEDDRLILAFAEIFASDIDFNTEPQPGDRFSMIFEKYFKGDQLVGYGHILAARYETASDTYEAYYHARPGEKGAYYDTQGKSLGKHFLRSPVPFSRLTSGFSRSRRHPVLGINRPHLGIDLAAPTGTPVLAAADGVVVFSGRRGGYGNQVVLNHPGGYETYYGHLSRFARGIKAGASVKQRETIGFVGATGLATGPHLDYRIKAKGAFRNPFSLRFRPKMVLRERSLGRFLARKEELSDIIGMAAPRYEKSLGSCKASQVSLI
- a CDS encoding SUMF1/EgtB/PvdO family nonheme iron enzyme, whose amino-acid sequence is MNLHDMLKGKSVADGKIDLHKHISEVKDHAARWLEGIPKNAIDHSRRLEDYLNRLIPDEFKKRLKPAEIFILLYAVYLHDIGYRNKDGTIESRDHPLRSKQYILENPDKYLFDRFPCMNPGEPPLAAQAVAEVCYGHASESLCRLEDIQYDFGDACLCQEPINLRRIAALLRLADEMDQAYVRLGPSFFRKHISLVDIGQGIVRWYWQGDEGVGKVLHEQADKINEVLEPVNRWLSEWELPKTTVVLDPRVKKPPPPPPPPGPEDYEKFIPKHYIPPRCQDEEGKDKGLLHSYVQDWLNNLGRKVLVVLGDFGIGKTSFCYKFASDLTGSRAPVLIELRTMREKKNLHWQELIKREIDDRRPSSEDILLILDGFDEVSLRFDKEQVLREIESLSKSTRDFAKVIFTSRTQFFRDVQEEREMLFREPGRPSRGPVPLPYPERFERIYISPFSDVDIKAYLELELGKKGASHFWSNVIEKVFDLKDLAKRPILLELIARHSEDIRQIKGAVTAGKVYGAVTEAWRRREGERAPENIMLFMEELAYRMFTRQEKQLHFRTLREAIDSYFDDSTKRKLKLSLDNLDYQIRTSAFLKRNDAEGYYAFAHRSFVEYFVARKLSREIPENKAQEIEITDEIALFVSELIDPSVYERVESPQGAEVPEDMVYIPPGQFIMGQGDNIRIRSLEKGFLIDKHPVTNAQFCAFLNERGNQSEGGVEWINLAGGYEKERCRVKKDGDRFEVEPGYEEYPVIYVTWYGARAYAKWAGKRLPAEEEWEKAARGIDGRAYPWGDEFDKEKCNTAESGILETTPVGKYPDGASPYGCLDMAGNVWEWTDSWYDEENDLKVLRGGSWLINWGDARCAYRDGASQCMGTASSGFVAPGPYK